The following coding sequences lie in one Cyanobacterium sp. Dongsha4 genomic window:
- a CDS encoding histidine phosphatase family protein: protein MSLIIYFLRHGETTASTKGGYCGVLDLDLTPEGYLMAEDFAKAYKSIRWQGIFSSPLTRTIATATPLAKTIGMGIQQRDGLREIAYGNWEGKTPDEVNQLYHDEYVRWLADPGWNAPTGGEKGIDIARRSNEVLEEIERNYPTGNVLIVSHKATIRIMLCSLLGIDIGRYRDRISMPVASVTTVTLTDRGPRLDTLCDRTHLRPELHARKGT, encoded by the coding sequence ATGAGCTTAATTATTTATTTTTTGAGGCACGGAGAAACCACTGCCAGTACGAAAGGGGGTTATTGTGGTGTTTTGGATTTAGATTTAACTCCAGAAGGCTATCTTATGGCGGAAGACTTTGCTAAAGCCTATAAAAGCATTCGTTGGCAGGGTATTTTTTCCAGTCCCCTCACAAGGACGATCGCAACTGCTACTCCTTTGGCTAAAACTATCGGTATGGGAATTCAACAACGGGATGGATTAAGGGAAATTGCTTACGGTAATTGGGAGGGAAAAACCCCAGATGAGGTTAATCAACTTTACCATGATGAATACGTGCGTTGGTTAGCAGATCCGGGTTGGAATGCACCTACAGGCGGTGAAAAAGGAATTGATATTGCTCGTCGTAGTAATGAAGTCTTAGAAGAAATTGAACGTAATTACCCCACTGGTAATGTGTTAATTGTTTCTCATAAAGCTACTATTAGGATTATGTTATGCTCTCTTTTGGGAATTGATATTGGACGTTATCGCGATCGCATCTCGATGCCTGTAGCTTCTGTGACAACGGTGACTTTAACGGATCGAGGTCCTCGTTTAGATACTTTGTGCGATCGCACCCATTTACGTCCAGAATTACACGCTAGAAAAGGAACTTAA
- a CDS encoding RtcB family protein translates to MAYKPLTLSTPKPVLSWAGHDLASQEMQMAKNVASLPFVFKHVALMPDVHLGKGALVGSVIATKDAIIPAAVGVDIGCGMCAIKTPFQANQLEGKLKKIRQEIEAIIPVGFNENKEVETKVTNWQGWRKFSDLHSGVQRLETKALKQMGSLGGGNHFIELCLDTDEQVWLMLHSGSRHIGNKLAECHIHTGKELAKLAGLKLPDPDLAYFVANTPEFDAYWRDLQWAQNYARFNRDVMMSRFKGIVEKHLAGGKPCKPLLTVNCHHNYAEKEIHFGEDVYVTRKGAVRATQEDYGIIPGSMGAKSFIVRGKGNHDSFCSCSHGAGRKMSRAKAKKEFDVADLIQQTEGIECRKDSGVIDEIPSAYKPIEEVMNQQTDLVEIVATLKQVVCVKG, encoded by the coding sequence ATGGCTTATAAACCTTTAACTTTATCAACTCCTAAACCTGTTTTGTCATGGGCAGGTCATGATTTAGCTAGTCAAGAAATGCAAATGGCGAAAAATGTGGCTTCTTTACCTTTTGTTTTCAAGCACGTTGCATTAATGCCTGATGTACATTTAGGAAAAGGGGCCTTAGTGGGTTCGGTTATTGCCACGAAAGATGCGATTATACCTGCGGCAGTGGGAGTTGATATTGGTTGTGGAATGTGTGCAATAAAAACACCTTTTCAGGCAAATCAACTGGAAGGAAAATTAAAAAAAATTCGTCAGGAAATAGAAGCGATTATTCCCGTAGGTTTTAATGAAAATAAGGAAGTAGAAACAAAAGTAACTAATTGGCAAGGATGGAGAAAATTTAGCGATTTACATTCAGGGGTGCAAAGATTAGAAACTAAAGCCCTTAAACAAATGGGCTCTTTAGGAGGGGGAAATCACTTTATTGAATTATGTTTAGATACCGATGAGCAAGTATGGTTAATGTTACATTCTGGTTCTCGTCATATTGGCAATAAACTAGCAGAATGTCATATTCATACAGGAAAAGAATTGGCTAAATTAGCTGGTTTAAAACTTCCTGATCCTGATTTAGCTTATTTTGTGGCGAATACTCCCGAATTTGACGCTTACTGGAGAGATTTACAATGGGCTCAAAATTATGCTCGTTTTAATCGGGATGTGATGATGAGTCGCTTTAAAGGTATTGTTGAAAAACACTTAGCAGGAGGTAAACCTTGTAAACCTTTACTAACAGTTAATTGTCATCACAACTATGCAGAAAAAGAAATTCATTTTGGTGAAGATGTTTATGTTACTCGTAAAGGTGCTGTAAGGGCTACTCAAGAAGATTACGGTATCATACCGGGTTCAATGGGGGCAAAATCTTTTATTGTCAGAGGTAAGGGTAATCATGACAGTTTTTGTAGTTGTAGTCATGGGGCAGGAAGAAAAATGTCTCGGGCGAAAGCAAAAAAAGAATTTGATGTTGCCGATTTAATTCAACAAACTGAGGGTATTGAGTGTCGTAAGGATAGTGGGGTTATTGATGAAATTCCTAGTGCTTACAAACCCATTGAAGAAGTAATGAATCAGCAAACTGATTTAGTGGAAATCGTGGCTACCTTAAAGCAAGTCGTTTGTGTTAAAGGATAA
- the recA gene encoding recombinase RecA → MATSTMAQNPDKEKALNLVLNQIERSFGKGSIMRLGDAAKMKVETISSGALTLDLALGGGFPKGRIIEIYGPESSGKTTLALHAIAEVQKAGGIAAFVDAEHALDPTYSAALGVDIDNLLVAQPDNGESALEIVDQLVRSSAVDIVVVDSVAALVPRAEIEGEMGDLQVGLQARLMSKALRKVAGNIGKSGATVIFLNQLRQKIGISYGSPEVTTGGTALKFYASVRLDIRRIQTLKKGSEGEYGIRAKVKVAKNKVAPPFRIAEFDIIFGSGISRVGCLLDLAEKTSIVNRKGAWYSYEGDNIAQGRDNAVKYLEENLEIAEAIEQKVKAELEINNVSFGSSGDDSDSDNDNFDMDE, encoded by the coding sequence ACAATGGCTCAAAACCCCGATAAGGAAAAAGCATTAAACCTCGTCCTCAATCAGATTGAGCGTAGTTTTGGCAAAGGCTCAATAATGCGTCTTGGAGATGCCGCAAAAATGAAGGTAGAAACTATCTCTAGCGGTGCTTTAACCTTGGATCTCGCCCTCGGTGGTGGTTTCCCTAAAGGTCGTATTATTGAAATCTATGGTCCTGAAAGTTCAGGTAAAACAACCCTCGCCCTTCATGCGATCGCAGAAGTTCAAAAAGCTGGTGGCATCGCCGCCTTTGTAGATGCAGAACACGCATTAGATCCTACTTACTCTGCCGCTTTAGGAGTGGACATTGACAATTTACTTGTAGCTCAACCTGACAACGGTGAATCTGCCTTAGAAATTGTCGATCAATTAGTACGTAGTTCTGCCGTAGATATTGTCGTAGTTGATTCCGTCGCCGCTCTTGTACCTCGTGCAGAAATAGAAGGAGAAATGGGAGATTTACAAGTGGGCTTACAAGCTCGTTTGATGAGTAAGGCATTAAGAAAAGTTGCGGGAAATATTGGTAAATCCGGAGCAACAGTAATCTTTTTAAACCAACTACGTCAAAAAATCGGTATCAGCTATGGCAGTCCAGAAGTCACCACAGGAGGTACAGCTTTAAAATTTTATGCTTCTGTCCGTTTAGATATTCGTCGTATTCAAACCTTGAAAAAAGGTAGCGAAGGGGAATACGGAATTCGGGCAAAAGTAAAAGTTGCGAAAAATAAAGTTGCCCCACCTTTTCGCATTGCTGAATTTGACATTATTTTCGGTTCTGGTATTTCTCGTGTTGGTTGTTTGTTAGACTTAGCGGAAAAAACTAGCATTGTTAACCGTAAAGGGGCTTGGTACAGCTACGAAGGTGATAACATTGCTCAAGGTCGAGATAATGCCGTCAAATACTTAGAAGAAAATCTCGAAATTGCCGAAGCTATTGAACAAAAAGTCAAAGCTGAATTAGAGATTAATAATGTCAGTTTCGGGAGCTCAGGGGATGATTCTGATTCTGACAATGATAATTTTGACATGGATGAATAG